From a single Lolium rigidum isolate FL_2022 chromosome 7, APGP_CSIRO_Lrig_0.1, whole genome shotgun sequence genomic region:
- the LOC124669247 gene encoding coniferyl alcohol acyltransferase-like has protein sequence MVKETNEVHGAEVTILASATMTVAPALPMQEHRLPLSNLDLLLPPIDVGVFFCYLHPAPTAAALKEALAKVLVTYYPLAGEVVANADGEPEVLCSGRGVDFTEASAYGAELRELRLGMVDEGVEKLVPAKKAGVMCVQVTKFKCGGAVVGCTFDHRVCDAYSFNMFLVAWAAAARGGSAALAPSFRRSLVAPRDPSPRTHSTDALIDRLFSPLSSAPPPPPSSVTATAVNRIYHISAADVKELQARAGPTRTKLEAFTAHLWQLSSRAASERQSLCCMGMVVDGRGRMFPDGAMEAYFGNVLTITYGVIGAGDLRRRMALPDVADDVHRWVQEAATGEHFRGLVDWVEALRPKPAAARAYLGGTGGAEATACIVSSGMGFPVNEANFGTGVPAFASYHFPWPAGAAYVMPMPSARADGGWVVYVHASPELVKVMEEKHSIFKALDNSYVFG, from the exons ATGGTGAAAGAAACCAACGAAGTTCACGGCGCCGAGGTGACAATCCTCGCGTCTGCCACCATGACCGTGGCGCCGGCGCTGCCGATGCAGGAGCACCGTCTGCCTTTGTCGAACCTGGACCTCCTCCTGCCGCCCATCGACGTCGGCGTCTTCTTCTGCTACCTCCACCCCGCGCCAACAGCGGCCGCGCTCAAGGAGGCGCTGGCCAAAGTGCTGGTCACGTACTACCCGCTCGCCGGGGAGGTCGTGGCCAACGCGGACGGCGAGCCGGAGGTGCTGTGCAGCGGCCGAGGCGTCGACTTTACCGAGGCCAGCGCCTACGGCGCGGAGCTGCGGGAGCTCCGGCTGGGCATGGTAGACGAGGGCGTGGAGAAACTTGTACCCGCCAAAAAAGCCGGCGTCATGTGTGTTCAG GTCACGAAGTTTAAGTGTGGTGGCGCTGTCGTCGGCTGCACTTTCGACCACCGTGTATGCGACGCCTACTCCTTCAACATGTTCCTCGTAGCGTGGGCGGCCGCCGCCCGCGGTGGCTCTGCAGCTCTAGCCCCGTCGTTTCGCCGCTCCCTAGTCGCTCCGCGCGACCCGTCGCCGCGCACACACTCCACCGACGCTCTCATCGATCGTCTCTTCTCCCCTCTTAGCTCCGCACCGCCGCCCCCTCCATCCTCCGTCACCGCAACCGCCGTCAACCGCATCTATCACATctccgccgccgacgtcaagGAATTGCAGGCCAGGGCAGGGCCTACGCGCACAAAGCTCGAGGCGTTCACGGCCCACCTATGGCAGCTCTCCTCCAGGGCGGCCTCCGAGCGCCAGAGCCTATGCTGCATGGGTATGGTTGTCGACGGGCGCGGCCGCATGTTCCCAGATGGCGCCATGGAGGCCTACTTTGGTAATGTGCTGACAATAACATATGGCGTCATTGGTGCTGGTGACCTCCGCCGGCGCATGGCCCTCCCCGACGTGGCGGACGACGTGCACCGGTGGGTGCAGGAGGCCGCGACGGGCGAGCACTTCCGTGGCCTGGTCGACTGGGTGGAGGCACTGCGGCCCAAGCCGGCCGCCGCCAGAGCGTACCTGGGTGGCACCGGCGGCGCCGAGGCGACGGCGTGCATCGTGTCGTCGGGGATGGGTTTCCCCGTCAACGAGGCCAACTTCGGCACGGGCGTGCCGGCATTCGCGTCATACCATTTCCCATGGCCGGCCGGCGCAGCGTACGTGATGCCGATGCCGAGTGCGCGCGCGGACGGCGGCTGGGTGGTATACGTGCACGCGTCACCTGAGTTGGTCAAGGTGATGGAGGAAAAACATTCTATTTTCAAAGCCCTGGATAACAGCTATGTGTTTGGATGA